In Nostoc piscinale CENA21, the genomic stretch TGAACAACATATTCAAGAAGGTTATCAAGTCACAGCTAAAATCAACCAGGGAATCATTCGCGATCCTGCAACGGGTTTTTATTGTCGTTGGTTTTACGAAATTCAGCCGATATATGGTTGGGGAAATCAAAATACCTTTCAGCAATCAACTGCTGGCTGGCTGTCATTTTTACAGATTTTTGAACCTGGCTGGCAAATTTTAATGGCACATGGTTTGGCTAGTGGTTGGATAGACTGGAATGGCAAAATTTATGAATTTAGCAACGCGCCAGCCTATGGTGAGAAAAACTGGGGCGGGGCGTTTCCCCAAAAATGGTTTTGGGTAAATTGTAATTGCTTTGATGGCGAACCTAACTTAGCATTAACTGCTGGTGGTGGTAGACGCGGTGTCTTATGGTGGATGGAATCCGTTGCCATGATAGGAGTGCATTATCAAGGCAAATTTTATGAATTTGTCCCTTGGAACTCCCAAGTGCAGTGGCAAATTCAACCTTGGGGTAGATGGCAAATGCAAGCTAGAAATTTAAACTACGAGGTTGAGTTGACAGGAACTACGCATCTACTAGGTACACCCCTACGTGCGCCGACAACAAATGGTTTAATGTACTGTTGTCGAGATACCATGCAAGGAAATCTGAATTTGGAGTTGCGAAAAATCAGTGACAAAAAATCTCAAAGTATCCTAAAGTCACAGAGTTCTCTGTGTGGTTTAGAAATAGGTGGCGGTTCTT encodes the following:
- a CDS encoding tocopherol cyclase family protein, whose translation is MFSGLTKYQTPHSGYHWDGSDRRFFEGWYYRVTLPNCGQTFAFMYSIEDPSGGKPYSGGAAQVLGPNDEYLCRTFPDVQKFWASRDVLALGHWGKTNLNTQPLYLLPTEFEQHIQEGYQVTAKINQGIIRDPATGFYCRWFYEIQPIYGWGNQNTFQQSTAGWLSFLQIFEPGWQILMAHGLASGWIDWNGKIYEFSNAPAYGEKNWGGAFPQKWFWVNCNCFDGEPNLALTAGGGRRGVLWWMESVAMIGVHYQGKFYEFVPWNSQVQWQIQPWGRWQMQARNLNYEVELTGTTHLLGTPLRAPTTNGLMYCCRDTMQGNLNLELRKISDKKSQSILKSQSSLCGLEIGGGSWDSSWHSS